The following is a genomic window from Scytonema millei VB511283.
CAGTTATCAGGGAGCAGCTTATTCCGCCTTACGACTTACGACTTACGACTTACGACTTACATCATTCCATTTCTCTACCTTTAATTTCTGTCAATCCTAACGTATCTAGTACCACGCCAGGAGTGTAGTAGCCAGCGGCTTTTTTCGCCTCGATTTCTACTTGTGCGTCTTGGGGAATCAAATCCTCGGGAATTGGCACTCGTTCGACAACTTCAATACCTGAGTTGGTGATGGCTTCATATTTCATGTTGCTCATCGATACCAAACGCTCGATTCGAGTTATGCCCAACCAATGCAATACGTCTGGCATTAACTCTTGGAAGCGCATATCTTGCACCCCAGCAACGCATTCCGTGCGGGCAAAGTAAGCATCAGCGCGATCGCCTCCTTCTTGCCGCTTGCGGGCATTGTAAACTAGAAACTTCGTCACTTCTCCCAATGCCCGACCTTCTTTCCGACAGTAGACAATGACTCCCGCACCCCCTTCCTGTGCTGTTTGAATGCAGACTTCAATTCCATGCACTAGGTAAGGACGACAGGTACAAATATCGCTGCCAAAGACATCGGAACCATTGCATTCATCGTGAACCCGCACTGCCAAGGGTCGATTGGGGTCAGTAATTGCTGCCAAATCGCCAAATATATATACAGTGACTCCGCCAATTGGCGGCAGGAATACTTCTAAATCCGATCGCGTCACTAATTCTGGGAACATCCCCCCGGTTTGCTCAAACAAGGCACGGCGCAAGTCTGCTTCAGGAATTTGAAATCGTTTGGCAATGCCTGGTAAATACCATACAGGCTCGATCGCTGCTTTAGTAACGACGACATCGCCTTTAGATTTGAGCAGCTTGCCATCGATCGCCAACCGCCCTTTTTCCACTGCTGCTTGTAATTCTGGAAGATAAACGTGCGCCTTGGTAATAGCGATCGTCGGTCTGATATCGTATCCTTCCTGGTAGTAAGACGCAAACGCTTCTCCTACCATTGCCCCAAACGGATCGAGTGAAACTATTTTCTCCGGGTCGTACCAACTCGGATAAGGACCAATATGTTCGACCGGCGAAGTATTCGTTAAATCGGCACGGTGATCTGCTTGCAATACCCCGCTTGCTACAGCCAGAGCGCGATAGACAGCATAACCTCCTGAATGTGTCCCGATCGCATTTCTGTGACTCGGGTTAGCGAGGGTAGCCACAACCGGACCCCGTTGCATCGGGTCTTTGTCTCCCCAGCGAATCGGAATAGGTTGCGAACCAAAATTGCTCGGGTGAGAAGTCAGGATAATATGCCTGGGACTACTTTTTCGCTCTTGCATCGTTGTATATGCTCTACCTGCTAATGGGGTTAAGAGGGCTGTGACGCAACCAGACAAAGTGAGATGCTACGAATAGCAAACCTTAAAGGGGAAACCTCAATTATAGCGATCGAATTTTGGTTTCAATAGTAACCCATAGCACGAAATTGGCTGCTATCGGGTTAAATCTGAGGTTCAGGGTGCTAGCCTTTCGGATTAATGTATAAAAAAATACAAAAATTTGGCAAGACTTGCTTAATTCTAAAATTTAAGGAAACGGTTAAAGCCCTTAGTCATACCGCGATCGCCTTTAACATCCGATTTAACTAATAACTGAGCTGTCAACTACCCGCCGCTAAGTCGGAGTACCGACTATAGCGGGGGCTTGAAAGAGGTAGATTTGCCACCTACTTAATTCAAGACTAAGCAGTTGTCTAGCCTGTGCGGAAAACGTAACCTAAGCTAACTGAGCGTGGCAGCTCAAATCACATACAGGATGCTTCCCAAGTCTTGTATCTCTGAGTTAGCTCTCTTGCGATGGGAAGTACACACCAATAGGGCTTATCGCCATGCAATTTGTACCAGTTGTAGACAGTAATCAGCGCCCCCTAATGCCAACAACGCCGAAGCGATCGCGACGTTGGATAGAGTCGGGCAAAGCTACGGGATTTTGGAAACGCGGGATATTCTGCGTTCGTCTAAATGTCGAGCCATCAAACCGCAACACTCAGCCAATCGCAGTAGGTGTTGACTCAGGCAGTAAACGCGAGGGATTTAGCGTCAAGTCTCAATCACATACATACCTAAATATTTTGGCTCATGCCGTGGATTGGGTAAAGGATGCTGTCGAGACTCGCCGTAAGCGGTGGTTTAGCCTTAATTGGTGCAGTAGTCGCTGAATTTGTCGCGGGAACAGGAGGCACGCGATCGAGAATTGCCTATAGTATTCTGAATCTCTAGCTACAACTTACAAATCCCTCGGATATTCGCGGCGCTATTTTTGACTACAGGTTTAGGCGTTATTATCTTTGTGGGCTTAAGTGCCTTATCTGACTGGCTACTCCGTCACTGACACGAAAGCGCAATAAAAGAAGATGGGTAATGGGTTAATTGATAACTGATAACTGATAACTGATAACTGATAACTGATAACTGATAACTGACTATGATGGATTGGGATGCACTGACGGCTGAGTTACAGGGAATTGAAGTTATTAGCGACCCTAACCAAGTTGCTAAGTTGTCTCAGGATTACCATACTTTTAGCCCCATATTGCAAGTTCAATTAGACGGGAAAAAAGGAGATTTGGTTGTCCGTCCCACGACGGAAGCAGAGGTAATGCAAGTCGCTGCAACCTGCGTTAAATACCGCGTTTCCGTAACGATACGGGGGGCTGGAACGGGGAATTACGGGCAGTGCGTACCCCTCCACGGGGGCGTGGTTTTAGATATGTCACGGATGCAGGCAATTCGCTGGATTAAATCGGGAGTAGCGCGGGTAGAAGCAGGGATAAAATTAGCGGCTTTGGACAAAAAAGCGCGAGAAACGGGGTGGGAGATCCGAATGGCTCCTTCTACTTATCGGACAGCGACGATTGGCGGGTTTATTGCTGGCGGGAGTGGGGGAATTGGTTCGATTATGTACGGACAGTTGCGCGATCGCGGTAATATTAATGCAATTCGCGTGGTGACGATGGAAGACGAACCCCGTGCGATTGAACTGCGGGGAGACGAGATCCACAAAGTCAATCATGCTTGGGGAATTAATGGCATTATCACGGAATTAGAAATACCCCTCGGTGCAGCTTATCCTTGGGTTGAAGTTATTGTCACTTTTGAAAGTTTTATGGCGGCTGCCCATTTCGGTCAGGCTTTGGGCGATGCTGACGGTACGATCAAAAAGCTGATTTCTATTTTTGCTTGGTCAATTCCTACTTATTTCGGGGCGATTCGTCAGTACATTCCTGATGGAACTCATGCAGCACTCTTAATGGTGGCTGAGTCGAGTATGGAAACATTACCAGGATTGGTACAAGAATATGGCGGCTGTATTACCTATGAGCGATCGCCACAGGATGCAGGTAAGGGATGTAACTTGGCAGAATTTACCTGGAATCATACCACTTTACACGCCCGCAGCGCCGACCCTAATATTACCTACCTGCAAAGTCTCTTCCCCGCCGATAAAAATCTCCAAATGGTAGACCATATGTATCGTTACTTTGACGATGAGGTGATGATGCATTTAGAATTTATCCGTGCTGGTGGTAGAACTGTTCCTGCTGCTTTGCAGTTGGTACGATACACTACCGAGGAACGCCTGAACGAAATTATCCGCTATCACGAAGAACACGGGGTTTTTATTGCCAATCCGCATACATACATTATTGAAGACGGTGGCAGAAAAGTTATCGACCCAGAACAGATGAAGTTTAAACAAATGGTCGATCCCTATGGGTTGCTCAATCCAGGTAAGATTAAGGCGTTGATGCGATCGTAGAGTGACTCTACATGGAATCTCAAAATCCCAAAGTTGTTGTTGTCGGTGCTGGTTGGGCTGGATTAGGAGCTACATATCGCCTAGCAAAGCAAGGCTACAATGTGACGCTGTTAGAAGCAGGTGCTTATCCTGGGGGTTTGGTTGCAGGTTGGAAAACTCCAGGGGGGCAATCGGTAGAAGCAGGAATTCACGGTTTCTGGTATCCTTACAGCAATATCTTTTCCCTCGTACGGGAATTAGGGATTAATCCTTTTACGCCTTTTACCCGTTCTTCCCAGTATTCCCCTGCGGGTTTAGAGGTAGAGTCGCCAATTTTTCAAGATTTACCACGCCTTCCTACACCACTGGGAACTTTTCTCTACACCCAGTTCAAACGATTACCTTTAAGCGATCGCCTCAGTGCATTACCATTACTCTATGCTGTAGTAGATTTTGATAACAGCGATGCAGCTTGGCTGCGTTACGATAAAGTTACAGCCCGCGAACTATTCAAAGATTTTGGCGTATCGGCTAGACTCTACCGCGATTCATTTGAGCCGATGTTGCTGGTAGGATTATTTGCACCAGGCGAACAATGTTCTGCGGCTGCGGCTTTGGGCATGTTGTATTATTTCATCTTGGCGCACCAACCAGATTTTGACGTGGTTTGGTGTCGGGGTACGGTAGGGGAAAAGATTTTTCGTCCTTGGGTGGAACAAATCGAACAGGTGGGAGGAAAAATTCTGCCTAACCGTCGCGTGAGTGACATTCTGCTTGATAGTGAAGGTTTAGCAAAAGCTGTGGTTTGCGGGGATGAAGTGTTTGAGGCGGATGCTGTCATCTTTGCTGTCGGAGTCAGCGGAATGCAGAAAATTGTTAGTAGTAGTTCTAGCTTGCAAAGTCGCAAAGAATTTCGCAATTTAATGAATTTAGGTGCGGTTGACGTATTAGCAACTCGGCTATGGTGCGATCGCAAAATTCACATTCCCCGTCCTTCCAATGCTTGTTTTGGTTTTGATGTTACCACGGGTTGGACGTTTTTCGATCTCAATGCTTTACACGATGAATACCGCGATGTATCAGAAACAGTAATTGAAGCAGATTTTTATCATGCCAACCAACTGTTACCAATGAGCGATGAGGAAATTGTTCAGATGGTGCAAGATTATTTAGCCACTTGCGTACCAGAATTTCAAGCCGCTAAAATTCGCGATCGCAGTGTGATTCGATTATCTAGAGCAGTGACTCATTTTGCGCCTGGTAGCTATCAGAATATGTTGCCAGCCAAGACGAGTATAGATAATCTATTTATGAGTGGTGATTGGATTATTACTCGACACGGTTCTTGGTCGCAAGAAAAAGCCTACGTCACTGGTTTAGAAGCAGCAAATTTAGTTATAGAAAGATTGCGTAAGGGGACAAAAGCCGAAATTATCCCCGTCGAAGCAGACGAACCGCATATACAGATAATGCGATCGCTTAATGGAAAGTTACGTAATTTGAGCAATATTTTTAATGTCTAGTATGTATCAAACACTGGCACCAAGATCGGACTGGCAATCTTTCCTGCAAGTTTTGGAGAAGTTAGATAACGGAGAAGTCGGCACCAGTAACGAGCAAATCCTGTTAAGCTTCAAGCAGTTTGCAGCTACCATCGCTACGAATTGCGACTGTGTTGCTCAAGTATACTTTGGTGCGATCGCTCCAATTTGTAAGCAACGACCAGAATTGGAAAGTGAGCTAATCAAAAAAGCTTTGTTACCTCTGATATACTTAGAGTTGACAAACTTAGAAGATGTACTGAAATGGGTCAGTTGGTACTCGCAACAGACTAAACCCTATTTTGGCAGAACTAGTAATGAGGGAATATTCTGGCTTCGCTATGATTTACCTCTAAAGTGGGAGTTGATTCAGGAACTAATCAATGAAATCCTGGAGGAAGAGAAAGAAGATAATTTGGAATAAAAGTTAGCTTAATACTGTATCTTCGTTTTTATTTACTGGCTCTACCAACCAAATAGCTCAGTAAGCTTGTAACCGTAGAAGTAAGAGTAGCGATCGCAAATCTTATTTCTCCCTCAGTTGCATTATCTTTTTGTAAAAGTGTGAAAGCATAAAAGTCTATTAGTAAAACTACAATTAGAGCTACGATAAAAACCGCAATATCTTTTATCCAAAAGGATATGTATTTCTGATATCGTTCGAGTTCTTTATCTTTGTCACGATTTCTGCGTTCAAATTCTGCTTCTTGAGGAGAAGATAGATTTAGGGAACCTGTGGTGACTAGTTTCTCAGTTGCAGATGATAAATTGAGAGAACCTTCAGAAATTAATTCTTGTGGTTCTTGTGGCTCTTGCATATAAACGTGAGGGCTTGTTTATATCAAGGTATATTAATTTCAGTAGCTAGAGGTTGATTTGATTCAGCAATTCCAAACTTTTTACCCTGCTCTTTAGCAGCGATCGCAATTTGCATCAAAGCGATCGCTTGTCGCAAAACATCGCTTTTAGTACCACCGATTTTTTGAGCAATTTCTTCCAGTTTTTCATTAAGCTCTGGAGATAAGTCGAGATTCAAATGAACTATTTCTTGAGTTTTGGTCATAATTTCATCCTCATCCCTCATCTATAAATGATTTTATACAATAAATCATAACTCTTAAAGCGCAAGTAATTTTTATCTTGACGCTGAATCAAAAGCGACCGCCCCTACTCAGGTAAATTAGGCATATGCACTAACTGCAACTTCAGCCCATCAGGATCGGCAAAGAACACGGCGTAGTAACCAGGTGAATACTGATATTCTGCCGGAGGATCGAGGACTGTTGCGCCAATTTCTTGAACTAATTTGTATAAACTATCTACTCGTTCTCGACTATCGGCATTAAATGCAAGATGATGGAAACCTGGGGAGTAGCGATCGTGAAATTTGTTGGGAGAATCTGGATCGGCAACAGTAATTTTAATTGCTCCAGCATCCTGCAACCACCACATAATGTACAGATCGTTTTTTCTACTTGCTGGTAGCCCATGAATCCTAAAATCGTATCGTAAAAAGGTTCGGATTGTTCTAAACTTTTGACTATGAGGCAGAGGTGGTTCAACGTCCCAAGAGTCATGCAAGCCTCCTTCACCTATAGAACAAATGTATTATATTACGATCGCCCCAACACTTTGATGTACTTAACCATTTCTTCCTGATATCCCATGCGATCGCTTCTTCGCAAGCATAAAGATAATGCTAGAGTGAGCGAATGGCGTTTTTCCCCGCTTGCTACACCATGACGAGCATCTCTGCGGCACAAACCCGAACTCAACAACATCGCCAGCAATTCCCCGCCCTGGCAAATAAATCTTACTTCAACTATGGGGGGCAAGGACCAATGCCCCAAGCAGCCATAGACGCAATTATCGCTTCCCACGAATACATTCAACTTAACGGTCCCTTCTCCTCCCAAGTCAACGCTTGGATTACTCAAGAAACAGAGAAAACCAGACAGGCAATTGCTACTGAACTAAAAGCCACACCCGAAACCATTACCCTCACTGAAGATGTCACTGTAGGCTGTAACATTGCCTTGTGGGGAATTGACTGGCAAGCAAAAGACCATATCTTACTCTCAGACTGCGAACACCCAGGCGTTATCGCCACCACCCAAGAAATTGCCCGACGCTTCGGCGTAGAAGTTTCCACCTGTCCCCTCATGGCGACTTTAAACGAAGGAGATCCAGCCGCAGTTGTCGCCCAACACCTCACACCCCGCACCCGCTTAGTCATTCTCAGTCACATCCTCTGGAATACAGGTCAAGTCTTGCCAATTGACAAGATCGTAGAAATATGCAGTCAGCATCAAGGCGATCGCCCCGTGCAAATTCTGGTTGATGCAGCGCAATCAGTCGGCTTATTACCCTTAAATTTGACTCAATTAGGGGCAGATTTCTACGCCTTCACGGGTCATAAATGGATGTGCGGACCCGCCGGAGTCGGCGGCTTATACGTCCGTCCAGCAGCACTTCTTGGCACGGATAAGCGTCCTCCCTTACAGCCTACCTTCATCGGCTGGCGGAGTATAGTTATGGATAGTAAGGGACAGCCCCAGGCGTGGCAACCAGACGGCAGACGTTATGAAGTCGCCACATCAGCCTTTCCACAGTATGCAGGATTGAAAGCCGCGATCGCCACCCACCAGCAATGGGGAACCGCCGAGGAACGCTATCAACAAATTTGCCAACTCAGCCAATATCTCTGGCAACGCCTAAACGAATTATCAGATATTATTTGCCTGCGTCACGCCCCACCCCAAGCCGGACTCGTTTCCTTCCAACTCAAAGATCGATCTTCCCTTCATGCAAAACTAGTCCAATTTCTCGAATCAAATCGCTTAATGACACGCACCCTTGTCGATCCAAGCTGCGTCAGGGCTTGCGTCCACTATTTTACTCTCCCCTCCGAGATCGATCGCTTAATTGAAGGCATCGAAAGATTTTGCCAGCAAAGCTAAAATGTCACGCAAAGACAAGGACACTTGCGTGCGGGGGTATCCCCCGTTGAGCAAAGTGTCCGCGCGAAGGCGCAAAGGGTGCTTAGCGTCTTTGCGTCTTTGCATGACAATAAATATTTCTAACTTCGTATGCAAACTAGACCTACCATATACATAGCCATCACCAACCACGGATTCGGACATGCTACCCGCACCGCCTCACTTGCAGCGAAGATCCAGCAGTTGTGTCCCGATATCTTACTCATCATGGTGACAACCGCACCCCGATGGTTGCTGGAATCTTACATAGAAGGAGATTTTATTTATCGTCCCCGCGCCTTCGATTTGGGTGTAATACAGTCGGATAGCTTAACGATGGACAAAGCCGCCACGTTAGAAAAGCTACAGCAAATCCGCAAACAAGAACGCTCGATAATTGCCTCAGAAGTTAACTTTATCCGTCAAAATCGCGTCAATCTGATCCTTGCCGATATCCCTCCTTTGGCAGTAGCGATCGCCCATGCCGCAGGTATTCCCTGTTATATGAGTAGTAACTTTGGATGGGACTTCATTTATCGCGATTGGGGAGGTGAATTTGTCGAAATTGCCGATTGGATGGGCAAGCATTACGCGCAATGCGATCGCCTATTCCGGTTGCCTTTCCACGAACCGATGAGTGCTTTTTCCAATATTACCGATGTCGGTTTAACTGGTGGTTCGCCCCGCCATGCGATCGACACGCTACGATCTAATTGGGGTATCAGTACCCTAATAGAGAAAACTATTTTACTCACCTTTGGCGGTTTAGGTCTGCAACAAATTCCGTTTAAAAATCTCCAACTTTTCCCCGATTGGCAATTCCTCACTTTTGATGCTACAGCTCCAAACTTACCAAATTTAATCAAAATTACCGACCAAAAGTTACGCCCAGTTGATTTTATGCCCCTCTGTGGCAGAGTTATTTCTAAACCAGGTTACGGCACTTTTGCTGAAGCAGTCGGTGTGGGAATTCCTATAGTTACCCTGACTCGTGCAAACTTCGCCGAAGCTAAATTTTTAGTTGATGGAATTGCGAATTACTCTTACCATCAAATTCTCAACTCGGATGAATTTTTTCAAAGCCACTGGGAATTTCTCCACCAACCGCCACAACCACCCCAACAATCTCAACCTATAGCAAAAGACGGCAACAAAGCGATCGCCCAAGCCGTGCTTGAAGTCGTAACTTGTAACTCGTAAGTCGGAATTAACTGTTCACTGATAACTGCTCCCTGCTCCCTGCTCCCTGCTCCCTTATAACTGACCATGCATCAACATATTCTTAGACTTTCTACCGCAGGTAAATCTTTTACTAACATCACTGCTAAGGTTGAAGCAATTGTTGCTCAATCCGGTGTAGAAACTGGACTGTGTAGTTTATTTTTACGCCATACTTCTGCCAGCTTAGTGATTCAAGAAAACGCCGATCCTGATGTACTGCAAGATTTAGCAAACTTCATGGCAAAACTCGTACCAGAATCAGCAAACTACATCCACAATGCTGAAGGTGCAGATGATATGCCTGCCCACATTCGCACAGCCCTTACTCACACTTCCGAACAAATTCCCATTTCTAGAGGACAATTATTATTAGGAACCTGGCAGGGAATTTACATTTGGGAACACCGTCAGCGCAGCCATATTAGAGAACTCGTCGTTCATATTGCTTAATAAGTCGTAAGTCAGAAATAAACAGTTTATCTCTCACCACTTACTAATTGCCAACTACCAACTACCAACTACCAATCGCAATGAAAATCTCAGATTTAATAAATTGGTTTGAAAATTGGGCTAATCCTGCTTGGCAAGAAAGTTGGGATAATTCTGGTTGGCAGATTGAACCAGGAATATTAGAGCAACCTGCAAGGGTACTGGTATGCTTGACACCAACTCTAGCAGTGATGCAAGAGGCGATCGCGCTACAAAACTCGGGGATTCCAGTTAATCTAATTTTCGCCCACCATCCGCTGATTTTTAGTCCGCTGAAATCTTTGTGTAGTGGAAATGCGATCGCAGATATGACGCGCCTAGCTTTTCGTCACCAAATCGGCGTTTATACAGCTCATACTAACTTTGACCAAGTAGCAGACGGTACTGCTGACGTGCTAGCGCAATTATTACAACTTAAGCAAGTCACGCCGATCGTACCAACGCAGCCGGAACTCGGTTACGGTCGCGTCGGAGAGATTAACCCATCCTGTACTTTGCAAGAATTGTTACAACAAATTCAAACAGCACTGAACCCTCCCGATCTGCTTTTCTCTCCTACGGCAGATTTACAAAAACCAATCGAGCGAGTGGCTGTTTTAGGTGGATCTGGTGCTAGTTTTATTTCGGCTGTGGTAAAAACAGGGGCGCAAGCTTATTTAACTTCCGATTGTAAGTTTCACCAATTTCAAGAAAGTCGCGATCGCGGTTTAATTCTAATTGATGCCGGACACTACGCTACCGAACGTCCAGCTTGCGATCGATTGGTGACAAAGCTTCAAACTGCCGGAGTCGAATGGGCGCAACTTAGTCAGCAAGACGAAGATTTTCGGCTTTTTTATAAGTGCTAGCAGCTTCTTAACGCAAAAACCTCCGCGATTTTACGTAAATTATAGCAAAAACCGTTATATATTTTTACATTTTCCCAGAAAGTTTGTAGCATATTTTACAATTTGCTTTAAATTGAGCAAGTACCCTAAAAAGTATAAAACAATACGTTTATTCAGGCAGTAAGAGTTTAAGCAACTTCCGCAAACAATTCTTACTAATTTTCGTCAGCAGCATCTTAACATACATACACTGTTTCTACTAACTTTACCGCTTTAAGTAAGTTTAAGTACTCATAGCAATATTTGATTTTAAAAATCAAATCACCGCATTGATTGTCAACAAATTGTTACACAATATCAAAAAAATTTGTCATGACTAATTTGCGGAAGTTTGGTAGGAGCTGTTGTAGTATTCTGGCAGACTCAATCGGATAAATTCACTAGTTGCATAAATGCGATCGCTTGCATAGACAAGCGAAGAACTTTGCTGTGACATAGCTATTGCTATGTCAAAACTACAAGTTTAATATTCGAGTAGGTGTGAACTATATGTCAGTAGTCTTCAATCTCGATGCTAAGAAAAACGCTCGAATCTTATTACTATCTTTGCGAAAGATAAAATTTCATGTCGCTCGCTGTTATTTGTACGAGCTAGAAGATTTGATTTGTCAATTCGACTCAGCCGATATACTGACACCAATTTTTAATCCCGACTTGTTCAAAGTTACAAATAGAATTGCTAATACTGTAGCTCAAGCTGTTGGGAGTAGCAAGCTAATTAATCCATTATTCAAACAAGTCAATCTAGATAAAGAGTATGAATTATTTTTTGTTATCTGTCAGTCTCCTCTAGACATTCTTACAATAAATTCAATTAAGAATTGGCGAAACAAATGCCGTAAAGTAGTAGTTTGGCTCGATGAAATTTGGGCAAAAGACATTGAGAAATGGAAAGTTCAGTTGAGTTTTCTTCAAGAATTTGACTATATTTTCATGAACTTCAGCCAAAGTATTGAGGAAGTCACTAAAACAATTCAGCGTCCTTGTGAATACATTCCATTTGGGATTGATGCAATTAAGTTCTGTCCTTATCCGCTCAACAGAGAGCGTAGCGTCGATCTATATAGTGTTGGTCGCCGATCGCAAGTCACGCATCAAGCTTTATTAGATTTGTCTGAAAGAGTTAATTTCTTTTATATCTATGAAACTATCAAAGATTTATACACGACCGATCATAGATACCACCGAAGTTTATATAAGAATATTTTAAAAAAGAGTCGTTATTTTATTGCCAATCGCGCCAAAATTGACGATACAAATGCAACTGGCGATCAACAAGAAGTAGGCGCACGCTTTTTTGAAGGTGCAGCAGCAGGAACAGTCATGCTAGGAGTTCCTCCTGAATGCGAATCTTTCACTCAAAGTTTTGACTGGGAGGATGCAGTCATTAAAGTTGCTTACGATGCTCCTAATATAGCTGAAATTCTTGCCGACCTCGACTCCCAGCCCGATCGCTTGCAAAAAATACGTACTAACAATGTTATCAACTCACTCTTAAAACACGATTGGGTTTACCGTTGGGAAACAATTTTGGCTACAGTCGGACTCAATAGTACGCCAGCAATGATGGCTCGGAAAGCTAATTTACAGAACTTAGCCGAGAGAATACTGACTCGAAAAAATAGCGAGGAGCGATCGACTCATCACTCAGACCAGATTCACAAGCAAGAAAGAACGCAGATGCCAGTTGCATGAATCAGTTATCAGTTGTCAGTTATCAGTAACCAGTGAAGCAAGGGAGCGCACGAGCAGCGACAAATGACAAATGACGTAGGGCGAAGCCCTTCCCGTAGAGTATGACAAATGACAAATGACCAGTCAAATGGCGTAAAAGAGCGAGAAAGATTTATAGACAACCCTGATTTTTCTCTATTCAAGCTGATGAGCTGCTAAAGAATGAGTTAAAATTGATTAAAATAGATTGAGCTGAAAAGTCGAGTTTTCTCGATCTGAAGCTTAGAGCGATGCCACTCAAAGCGAAAAGGCAGAGGGGAGGGCATAATTCATTCAAGTAAACGTCTAGCGCAAAGGTGGTACACAAATTTTTAAGTTGCTGAATGCATGTAGCGCGGTCGATAGCCACTGTAAATGGTTGAAGTGCAAGGATGAGCAAAAACGCTGCTAATGACCGCCATAACCTCTAACAAGCTTCTTTGTGTCCAGTAGACGCAGTAGTAGTTTCAATCAATAGCTGGCGACCGAAATATAAAATGAAACCGACATACAAGCAAAAATTGAAACACAAACACATAATTGCCAAATTGGAGTAAAGTTAAGTAGCTCAAACTGGGTATTATATAGTAGGGTTTAGCCCAACAGTCCACAGGTATAACGACGTTGAGAAAGGTAGAAGCAATA
Proteins encoded in this region:
- a CDS encoding secondary thiamine-phosphate synthase enzyme YjbQ encodes the protein MHQHILRLSTAGKSFTNITAKVEAIVAQSGVETGLCSLFLRHTSASLVIQENADPDVLQDLANFMAKLVPESANYIHNAEGADDMPAHIRTALTHTSEQIPISRGQLLLGTWQGIYIWEHRQRSHIRELVVHIA
- a CDS encoding glycosyltransferase, which codes for MSVVFNLDAKKNARILLLSLRKIKFHVARCYLYELEDLICQFDSADILTPIFNPDLFKVTNRIANTVAQAVGSSKLINPLFKQVNLDKEYELFFVICQSPLDILTINSIKNWRNKCRKVVVWLDEIWAKDIEKWKVQLSFLQEFDYIFMNFSQSIEEVTKTIQRPCEYIPFGIDAIKFCPYPLNRERSVDLYSVGRRSQVTHQALLDLSERVNFFYIYETIKDLYTTDHRYHRSLYKNILKKSRYFIANRAKIDDTNATGDQQEVGARFFEGAAAGTVMLGVPPECESFTQSFDWEDAVIKVAYDAPNIAEILADLDSQPDRLQKIRTNNVINSLLKHDWVYRWETILATVGLNSTPAMMARKANLQNLAERILTRKNSEERSTHHSDQIHKQERTQMPVA
- a CDS encoding Nif3-like dinuclear metal center hexameric protein; this translates as MKISDLINWFENWANPAWQESWDNSGWQIEPGILEQPARVLVCLTPTLAVMQEAIALQNSGIPVNLIFAHHPLIFSPLKSLCSGNAIADMTRLAFRHQIGVYTAHTNFDQVADGTADVLAQLLQLKQVTPIVPTQPELGYGRVGEINPSCTLQELLQQIQTALNPPDLLFSPTADLQKPIERVAVLGGSGASFISAVVKTGAQAYLTSDCKFHQFQESRDRGLILIDAGHYATERPACDRLVTKLQTAGVEWAQLSQQDEDFRLFYKC